In the genome of Zygosaccharomyces rouxii strain CBS732 chromosome G complete sequence, the window ATCATTTTGATTAGGTTCGTCGAGTCCtaaaaccttcttcaaaatgAACAAATCTTCCATATCAGTAACGgtcttttgtaaatcatcaatGAATAAATTGGGACGGATGGTGTCATCTGGTTGAATAGGTTTGGGCAAACCACCTACACTGGGCCTGTAAGGTTCAGGAATTCTCATAATCTCTTCAGCTTTCTTGCTCACGAACAATGGTTTTTCAGCATGATCAATTTCTGGAGTGGTAGATTCCGTTTCCACTTtgatcatcttcttctgttccacgttatcatcttcaccacttTCATATTCAGTTGCATCTGAAGACGtcatttcttcatcttcagacTCATCAAATGGTGAGGATGTCGAAGGCGCCACCGGTGTTTGTTCCTTGGACAAAGAATCATCGTTTAACATATGTGCCATTGGCTTAACAcctttgaacaattttcttcttcctgAAGGTAGAATGTCAATGACCTCTGAACCACGTCTCTTTAAGCGGTTACGGTTGGATTGTGTGACTCCACCACTGTATAAGCTGAATATGTCGAAATCATTATTAGTGctctgcttcttcttcaattcttctgccTTTTTGGCGACTAcctcttttctttccttttccttaacTTCCTTTTTGGCAATCAAGTCTGGGAAAGATGCTGGGTTCAACGTATCAAAGACAGCCGGGCCGATGATTCGTTTCCGAATATCTACATGTAATGCATTTTCCAGATCTTTCAGGATGTAACTAGTAGCCGCGCTTATTAATTCTTCCTTAGTTTTATAGGTTGGCAGCtgatttgatgattttggCAAAGCAGCATGGTTACCATTAATATCATTTGTAGGTTGCTTATCAACTGTAGGGGCAATGAGCTGAAATCTGACATCAACTGGGGCTCTTTTAGCACGAGAAGTTATCAACATCTTGCCTGATTCTACTTTTTGGCAGTTCCTTGCATGCTCTAGATCATTAAAAACAACGTAAAGGCCGCTTGAATGATCCAAAATTCTCGACCACCTATATCTTCTCAATTTAACTTTGAAATCTTCCACTCTCAGTCCATGATGTAGGGCAAATGATTTGGAAACTACCAATACAGGCCTACCATTTATCTGTTTAGCCAAATCAAGAGGAATTTTCCTTTCAGAATACGCCTGCGATTCCTTTTTCTCCTCTTCCTTTTGCCTTTTCTCCATCTTTTTCATATCatttgtaatttttctaaCCCTGTTTAAATTATCTGTCACTGTCCTTGATATTGTCTTTTCTaaaatattatttttgttAAGAGTACAATTGAATTTAGTACCTAAGATCGAACAACCTCTGCCTTCATGGTCTTTAAATGCCATATATGCCGCCCTAGCGGCATCATCCAATTTACCTGAATAGCTTCCATACCTTATCAAATAGATATGTAGCGGCAACGCACTATTAGGGTCACTGAACGCTTCAAAATGGGATATTTCTCCATACCGCTTGAAATAATTTTTAATCGATATGTCCTGTACCGTCGCCACATTAGATAATAACGAAAGTACAATTTCGTTAGGAGGTGGCGGACCTACGGAAAATTTGTCATATACTATATGCGGCAGTAATGCTAATTTACTCCTCAATTTTCTATATGTGGGGGGAATAActtgttgctgttgttgctgttgccGCTGTTCAACACGAGGATCAACAGCTTTCTCTTGCGGTACTCTCTGTTTGAAAACAGGCCGAGGTTGGCCCATATTGTTCTCCTGTACTAAAACGTACCCATTTGGAGGATATTTAGAATCTTTATTCCAATTTGTCATCTCTTCCATatgaatcaatttcttttctctaacGTCGAAATAGTGATACTTGGCTTTGAGTTCCTCTGTATCCCATTTTACCCGCGGTATAGGCCTCTTagtatcttcttcatgATTCAATAACGGTGATTCGtaagaagatgaagaccCGTCATTAACTTCTTCTCGGCGGTTTCTGTGGTTTCTGGATGATACATCGTTGTCCACAAAATTTCCATATCTACCATAACGTTTATAACCTCCATTGAAATATGGCTTATGGTTATAATCAGAACCTGACGATTCATGCCAAAAATTACTTCGTTGTGGTCCAGTAGGAGGTATCGGATAAGACCTCCTGTAGTATCCAGACATGCGCAAATGAGAACGACGAAAGAAAGAGTTACTTACTTACTTTCCAATACGTCTGTAGCTTAGCTTATAACCCTATCAGAGCAAGCCTTGACCTTTTCTATCCATACAACTCGTTataaaattatcaattctAGTTCAAAGTACGCGATATTGAAACCTTCAACACATCTGAACTCAGCAGGATATATTTGCGTACAAAGCGATTTTGCCCTGTGAGATGAGAAATGAGCATCAAACTGATTTAAACATTCATAAAGGCACATTTTAATGACCATTGTAGCTGGTGAAAACGGTCGAATTGGCTTTTAACGATTGGTTTAACGAGTTGTGGCTTATGAGATTGTGTATACTATgtcaaatcatcaaatccaGAGATGTATAAGGGACATTTTGGGGAtaaatcaagaagaaaaattagatTGGTCCCAAAGTCATTTTAAAAAGCTACTAAGTGCCACTTCGACACTGCATACTGCATCTTTGAATAAGGTAATGCTGaaacaagatgaagagacTGCTAGATTACATTTATGTGCATATATTGCCTCTGAAAGATTAGCCGACAAGCATATGCCGGAGTTATCTTATTATATGGATAGAGTTCCTTTAGAACCACGAAAAGCACGTAAATTAATGGAGTTGATTAAACAGAATGTCTTCCAATTGTCTCCAGTAAAAAATATCCAATGGACGCCAAGTCCGAAGAAGAGGAATGGTACTTCtcctttgaagaatggTGATAGATTTACAGCCCAAGATCCGCAAATACTAAGAAAACAGCTTTTCGATACACCGACTAAAGGTAATAGTCCAGTGGGGGACCCAGTGAAAAATGCGCAGGTAGTGAACCCACCATCTGCCACTGCGAGTCCGTCTAAGGCTAGAAGGAAATTAgcctttgaagaagaagatgagatggagAATCCAGTTCCAGCTAGTAATCAATCACTCGATACTCTGGCACAACTTTCACTGGTTGCTAATGAAAGACTTAATAAcgaggaagaagaggaagaattgaaaaagaaaccaaGAAGTAATAAACGATCCCAGCAACAGCAGGAACAGGAGCAGGAGCAGCCAGCTCCGAAAAGGAGGAAGGAAACAGGTAGGTCACGTAGTGAAATGTGTTTATTGCAGAAGAGATATTATAAAGTGACACCAGCcgaaatcatcaatttgtgcaatcaatttgaaataccAAAAGATGTCGCCTACAGCATTTTAGATCAATTTATGAGTTACGCATCATACTTAGTATGTCCCTGGAAATTAGCATGCGGATTGGTACTAAATGCGACATTTGTCGTTTTCacagaaagaagaaggaaggATCCAAGAGTTGATCATTTAATCCTCGAGAAGATGTGTGGAATAACAAAGGCACCCcaattggaagatattACAGAATGTATAAACTTGGTTAAAGAACTcattgaaggtgaaaaatgGTACCGTGATCTACAGATAAAACATAATTACTATAATGGTGCATGCTTTGACGAAGCCATTTCGACAAAATTGGGATCTATGCTTCAACCAAATAACATCTTAGTGTCTAATGAACAATTCACGAGctggaaaaggaaaattgAACAGGATCTCTCACTAAAAGATATgcattgaatttttaaaaggCATAGCTATTCATATATTTACACATTTACATATATACAGGAATTGACGGGCATTAATATGGTAATAGCCTTCTTAGACGTTGTATATGAGATTCGTGAGCAGGAGTCTTTCCACTGAGAACTTTTAAAGACCTACGAGACCAACCGACATTACCATGGTTTCTACCTGCTTTACCTCTTTTAAATCCATCAGCAGTCTTCTTCCATCTTTTAGCAGTTCCCTTGTGagtcttcatcaaatttctaGTAAAGACAAGTGACGAACTGTTGAATCCGCCAAAACTGGCGAACGCACTCCTTGAGCCCAATCCTACGATAGAATTAAAGAACATGAAGCTAACTATCGGATGCGTAGTCCTGCGTTCTTTTCTGTTATATCTCTGTGTAAAAGTCGATTAagctcttctttttcatgTCGTTCACTGGATCGTCTTTAGTTCGTTAAGAAATATAGAGAAGCGGTTCACAAGGTAAAGACATACATAACtaaattgataatttagCAAGAAATGTAGCCATTGAAGTCGTGGCTTTCCAAATGCTGCTGAAAGAGAAATATTCATTATTTACAGatatataaaaaaaaaaaaagatagtaataataataaaaatggggaaggaaaaaaaatgtcagaaaaaaaaaaaacaaaaaacaaaagatcGGACTATAGAGGACCAGATTAAATCACACCTTGAGCCTTGTAAGCAGCCAATGTCTCTTCAATCTTAGCACTAACCAATGGGTCAGCTCTGATTCTCTTTTGAACCTTGGCAGCTTCAGCAAAAGTGGTAgcttgtaatttttcatcaacggTTCTGGCAAGGCTTGCAGCTTCTTCGAACAATTTAATAGCGTCATCAATatcttcttgttgtaatttcaattgagcCAAACCGACCTTACCTTGCTCGGATCTAGGGTCTTTAGCACAagcttcttccaaaagCTTAGTTGCTTCAATAAAGTTTTCCACACTTGGTTGTCTTGCCAATAGGGTAGCTTTACCCACCAATGGTGAGATACCAACGTGAATACCATCAACAGCTTCTTCTAATCTCTTTGCAATATCATATTGCTTGAGGGCCTTCTCTAAATCACCTTTGTCTGCCAAAATTTCGGCAAAAAAGTTGGGTACTTCAGGTGCAGTAGCGAACTTTCTCTTGGCTTCACTGAACAAAGTTTCACAATCATCGAATTTGTTTTCACGGTAAGCCAAACATGCTAGTTGAATGTATGGGAAAATGTTCTCTTCATTCAATTGTTTTGCCTTATCAAAATCTTGACCAGCCTTTTCGTATTGAGCAGTAATGAAATACATTTGACCACGGTGGTAGTAAACAGCTGCGTTTTTAGGATCCAATTTAATTGCCTTATCGAAGAATTCGTAGTATTCTTCAGCTTTACCCTTGTCAGCCATAATCAATGCCATGTAGATGTAAGAGTTAACCCTTGGATGTAAATCGATAGCCTTTTGAACATCTTCATGAGCACCCAATGGATCGTTCTTCAAGAATCTAAAGATACCTCTGTGTTCCAATGCAATGGCATCCTTCTCTTTTAATGCAGCATCATCAGAATTACCTTCGCGTAGTTTGGCATAAGCATCCACAGCTTGGCTAAAGAATTCATCTGCTTTTTGGTAACCTTCAGAAGATCTCTTGTAAAGGTTTTCCAAACCAGCCTTTAATTTTTGATCAGCTTCGGAGGTTTCATCATAGTTGGCGAATTCAGTCTCTGGGGTAAAGATACCGAAGAAGGAAGCCAAAGCGGTATCGGATGGTaacaattgattcttttgTTGACCTAACTTATCCTTCAGAACAGTCATTGCTTGCttattcaaatttctttccaacattggttcaattgaagaacCACCAAAGTCACCGTTCAACGATAGCACGGAAAGGTCAAACATAGCATCAGGGTAGTTTTCTAAACTTTCATTAGCGGAAGCCCTACGCAAAAGAGCCTTTGAATAATCAGGTTTTAATTCTAGAGCCTTGGTACTGTTCTCCACAactttatccaattgattcatTGATACATAGCAGGCAGAGATATTGGAGTAGAACACCGGgtctttcttcaaagtcAGAGCGTAGTCATAGTATTTTAAAGCATTGTCATAGTCCTTTTGcttgaaaaattcgttACCTTTGTCCTTCAATGCTGTTGACCAGGATTCCTTTTGTTCCTCGGACATTTCAGCTACATTGTCCAACTTTGGCTCTcccttttcatcaactgGATAAGACACGGCCGCTGATGGAGATGGTGAAGAACcttgcttcttcttcttattctttctcttcttctttgatgCAGCAGTTCCATCTGGACTTTCACCTTTCTTGTCATCTGAACCTGCAGCATCTTGCAATTGGCGATAGTACAAGTATGCACCTACGGCAGCTGTACCAGCTGCTGCAGTAGTGATAATAGCAGTCTtatttcttgaaataaATCCTGCAACGGAATTGTCAGAGGACATCCTTCTAGActtttttttgtctttttggaaaagattcAGAGACTAATTGAGCAGCGTACTAGTATTTACTGCTTATTGCAACTGAATAGATCGATCGATACTTCCGCCAAGATCTGTTCCTTTTCCACTCGATCAACAGGCCCTTTGTGTTcaacttcaatttcagcTTAGGTTCCTTTCATCGCTGAGggaaaaaatttgaagaagatcgCTATAAACGGGCAAAACAGGGTAATTCTGGATTAGATTCAAAACCTGAGTATACGGGAGTATACGAATGAAGGCTTGCCGCTGATGTCTATGCAATATACGAAGAACAGTTCTATTCTTTCCGCTATTGAATTATCAAGATAGTTTATCTTTATTTCCTCTACTTCATTCACTTTAAGTTAAGCGAGCGTCAGCGAGTCGCGAACGAAtaaatattaatattatcTGATTAAACAAAAAGTAGTTTACAGTGCAGAGATCCATAGATTGTCGTTAGAGTCTTATGAGTACTAGTAAAGATTCCAATCAAAGAACGGGGATCTTTCAGCACCATTTATGCTCTGGTAAATCACTTCATCGTTCATacttttcattttcaaaaataaaCACATTTCCCTTTCTCTTACTATATACAAGCTCCCACTTTGTTCTTTCGACTTTGGATCATTCCCATAGAGATCTATTCTCTCTCCTTGCCCTTAACCATTGTTTCTTGCATTCCCTGTAGGCATCGAAATATTCTTTACACATTTCTCTATCGTAATTATTACGATCCAGGCAATTAAAGCTCATACGTGAAGATTCTTGGCAGGGATCGAAATATTGACTTGCATCTTTGACGGCAAACCTGTATCTGCTGAGACTTGATTCAGGCTTATCTGGATagtattgaaatttatcaggAGAATCGCCTTGTGGGGCGTAGTCAACCTTCTTAGGCTCAACTACTAATTGTGGATCAAGGTTTCCTTCACGTAGATTGTCCTTATCACCGTCAGCCATCTTCTTGGAGCACTTGTTTTCACCTATTGGTCTTTTTACTAATATGAGCTTAGGGTGACTTTGTTGTTATCGTTCGGGCATCGCATGCGATTATATAAGGTGGACATCGAGCAAGTCTTCAATATGGAAATACCAACCCGCATTATCCAACGAAGTACGTCAAAATGGCCTCGAAGGAATCGTTAGGTATATTCGGTGAATTTGAATACTACGTTACTTTTGCAAAAGATGGTTCTAAATACACTTCATTTCAGTTAGAGAAATCACATGCGAAACAAAGCAGTAGAGCTTCAACGAGGTCGGATGATTCTACACTAATAGTACTTGATTCCCTCAAATCAGGCATAGGTAGAACAGAAAATAACGATTTCTATTCGATTGTTATTGCCCCCATActggaagaattgaattggaatcaCAATTACATTAAAACCACATCACATGACTCTGTTAGCCAATTCGCCCAATCATTAGATCCATTACAAGATTATGAAATCTGGATAATTTCTGGTGATACTACCATTTCTGAATTTTGCAACAATTTGCCAAACAAGAAAATCACTAGAAATCCACTGAGGATTTTACCCCTGCCCATGGGCACTGGTAATGCATGGGCAAATTCATTGGGATTCGATTCCCCAATAACGGCATTCCGgaattatttgaatcaCAATTTAAAGCCTAGGGACATCCCACTATATAGGGCAGCATTACCCAATGGCTATTcgataatttttttcatgaTCTTCTCTTTGGGGTTCCACGCAAACTTACTCCATGCCTGTGAAGATCCTAAATATGCAAAGATGGGAGCCGAAAGGTTCCAAATTGCGGCTCAATCAATTTTAGAAAGCTATTCCTTGGATTTAGACATTAGTTTGGACGGATTGCGAAGATCATACGCATATTTTGCTCTTATCAATACTCCGAATTTAGAGGCGACTTATAAGCCTTCACCTCGCTCAAACCCGTTAGAAAGAGAACTTCGACTTTTGGGTTATTCCAGCTCTTTGGGACGTCAAGAACTAGTCGAGAAAATCATGCAAGGTTATCAGAATAAACCAAACGGGGATCTTCCCACAAATGAAGATATGATTTATAAGTCCATCACTCATGATTTTACGCTGGTTTTAAACGACTCACTGGAAGACTCATCAATGcataaatttgaaatttgctGTGATGGtatacttttgaatttgcTGGATTACCAATCACCAGATAAGCACAAACcttcaaatgaaattcGATTCCAATTTTTAAACGATTATTCCGGTTTCCAATTGCAAGTTTATTCGCTCTAACTCAACCTAGCTGACAATTTCTAAATCGCTATCAGAATCGTCTTTTTCGTCACCGCCTGATCCGAAATGCTCTTTCCAAACTCTTTCCCTCCGTCTCTTTTGCTTAATCAATATTTCTTTGGAAGGTTTCAATTTAACGTTATCCTTCTTAAAACTTAGGAGGGATGCAACGCTGGAATCTTTTTCAGTTAATGGCTTCTTATCAGAATCACTCCTTTGATGTTTGAAAACACTGGCAATTTTCCCCTGCGTCGGATCAAaaccaagatttttcatcataCCGCTACCCATTGTAGATTCAGTTGTACGTTTTATTTCATCAATCTCTTCGGCACTCTTGTGTTTTATGTCAAGTTCagaatttttcttcaattcacGATTCAGAATGTTTGACTTACGATTATCCCGTAACTTTCTTCTCTTATTTTCCAAGTTTCTTAGAGTCTCtggattttgaaatctctCATCGAAGAATGCTTTTGCTGCATTTctattggaaaaatgtCTTGCGTTAATATCCAGAGGattgatttctttattTGACCCACCATCTGCTCCATTGGTTATTATATTATAATTAAGATTCTTCTGTGAAGATCCACCTCGATAAAGGGCAGGTTGTGCATCAATTCTCGTTGGTGCCCCCAGTGCATAAGTCCCGCTTAATTCCACTCTCTTTGCGTTAGTACTTCTGAATTTGAGTTCACGATGATACTCGCAACAATCCTCTTTATCCTTGTTTATAGGAGCCCTACaaatttcattctttgatttgttAAACATGGGACACCATCCAAGATCGCGACTAGCACCGATCTCGAGGATACATTCAAACTTATGGGATATTCgtaaattgaaagatttgataTGAGCCTTGGTCCCCGACGGTCTCCATGGTAAAACTTGTGGATTTAAAATGGCAATGATATCACCCACACGTAAATTATAGTACCGTTCTACACCTTCTTTCCCAAAGATATAAGTGTCTATACTATACTGAAAATTCGTCAGAGTAAACttaaaatattttttaGGTGATGCTGCTGATGTGAATTTAACTTCACCTTTATTACTGATGAGCCCAATAACCGCCCAATTGCTATATGGTGGCTCATTAAATTTTGGAGGTTTAACTTTAGCGAAAAGTTTACTCAACCTCAGTATCTTAATATTAGcaaaaattgatctctGTTCCTCTTTAGGAATATACCGTTTGCTAATCCATAGATTAGAAAATTCTTCTAGTTCATTAGTGGGAATGGGCTTATATTCATCTTGCCTTCTTGCCCCCTGGAATGTATGAACTCTATTGCTCAGCAGATCTTCTTGAGCTCTTACTTCATAAtcttgttttcttttaGAGGTTGAGTATTTTTCGATGAAAAAGGATGTAGTATTGGCTGGTATTTGTTCCTGGGATTGAgctttcaattcatttaaattttcattcCTAACCTCACCTCTAGGTTCCTGTTGTTGAACTGTTGGCGGTAAAACACTATTGGTAACCTTTTTTGGTGAACTTTCGACCTGTATATGGCttaaatttggatctaGTGGCTTTGGATTGGTTTTCTTAACGTTTAATCTTTGGAGTAGGTCCTTTTTCTGACGTTCAATTTCAGCTATTTGAGCTTCgatttcattttcctcctCACCCTCTGAAGTTAACACGTCGTAAAGATCATTATTTAATACCTCTCTAGGATCTCTCATCGTCAATTAAGCCTCATGGAATAGTGATGTCTGCATTAGAGCCTTTCTTTTGTCAAATAAATCTTGAATCTTCCTCAGATATGCTGGTTTGCCATTACGCGATGAGCTTCCGACATCGCTCGCCTAAGCGTAACTAAACTATTCTAAATCTAAAGATTTCTCTATACTCATAAATTAAAGTTACATCGTATTTAGATTCAACAGCACAATTTTAAACATCCCAAGCTCTCGACATAGAATATGTAGCAATGTGATCAtgatcttcttttttataTTTATCTCTTATCTTCTGTAATAACCAGAAAATTATGCATTCTCTTCCCTAGGCTTCTTGCTCTCTGATCCTACTTCattatcgtcatcttcagcAGCACGTTTGGAGGGGGTGGAAGCACCTTCACCTGGTGTAGGTGTCATAGCTGTATTACTTGATTCACGTTCCGGTGAGCTTGCTCCTGTCTCTGTAAATGAACTGAATGGATTTGCAGGTTTATTTTCCGTTGAAGAGGAATCAATCTTGGTGCCACTACTCTTATTGGAGTTATTTGAAAGTGTGAAAGTTGGTTTAAATCCAAAAGCGGAAGTTCCCATAGTATCGTTGTTTTGAGGTGAAGATGTGAAAGGGTTCCCACctgagaaagaagaaaaattgaatgtAGGTTTTGAAGGATCAAGCTTCAAGACTTTCTCACCAGAAACAAGGGGGTTTGGAACGCTTTGGTTAGTGGTGACCGATTTTTCATCTATCTTTGAAGGCAAATTTGGTTTAGGTACAGATGAAGTCTCAGACGAGCTTTTATCCGGAGAATCGACTTTGCCATGTAATTGAGATTCTAGTTTAGAAATTTTTCTCTCTAATAAAGTACTCTTCATTGCTGCTTGTTGTTTCccttcttcaaatgcttTCTTTTTCACAGCCTGCACTTCAGCTTCAAACTTTTCTTGTAAGTCCTTCTCTAGTTGTTTTTTCAAGTCACTATTATTGCCATCAGAGGATTCTAATGAGGATTTGCTTTCCTCTaacttttttttgtatAGCTCTTCTAAAGCAgcttttttcttttcgaCGACTTGCTTTATCCTTTCTTCAGTAGGCAACCTTAT includes:
- the MCM10 gene encoding Mcm10p (similar to uniprot|P32354 Saccharomyces cerevisiae YIL150C MCM10 Essential chromatin-associated protein involved in the initiation of DNA replication required for the association of the MCM2-7 complex with replication origins) codes for the protein MRDPREVLNNDLYDVLTSEGEEENEIEAQIAEIERQKKDLLQRLNVKKTNPKPLDPNLSHIQVESSPKKVTNSVLPPTVQQQEPRGEVRNENLNELKAQSQEQIPANTTSFFIEKYSTSKRKQDYEVRAQEDLLSNRVHTFQGARRQDEYKPIPTNELEEFSNLWISKRYIPKEEQRSIFANIKILRLSKLFAKVKPPKFNEPPYSNWAVIGLISNKGEVKFTSAASPKKYFKFTLTNFQYSIDTYIFGKEGVERYYNLRVGDIIAILNPQVLPWRPSGTKAHIKSFNLRISHKFECILEIGASRDLGWCPMFNKSKNEICRAPINKDKEDCCEYHRELKFRSTNAKRVELSGTYALGAPTRIDAQPALYRGGSSQKNLNYNIITNGADGGSNKEINPLDINARHFSNRNAAKAFFDERFQNPETLRNLENKRRKLRDNRKSNILNRELKKNSELDIKHKSAEEIDEIKRTTESTMGSGMMKNLGFDPTQGKIASVFKHQRSDSDKKPLTEKDSSVASLLSFKKDNVKLKPSKEILIKQKRRRERVWKEHFGSGGDEKDDSDSDLEIVS